The Faecalibacterium prausnitzii genome includes a window with the following:
- a CDS encoding helix-turn-helix domain-containing protein, with protein sequence MKNVFLGEYVKQRRLDLGLTQEQLCYGICEPMTLSRLENGKQTPSRNRINALLQRLGLPDDRYFALLSKNELEMEALQKEIVACNVTEKVPEGFEKLAQFEKLADPDDQIAQQFALRSRVLLGRLDGRYTPLEQIDLLMQAIQLTVPRFDLESIESFLYTRDEITIINQIGLAYSDAGQNKKAAEIYYQLLKYVRKHFKETITSIGVLPLVLYNYARVLDLCGRYEEGAALAKEGREACIQYGHYQVLPRCLEIEAECRHFMGDDEISKELYYQSYYLCKVIGYQIGLEVVKKEAKEYLNIDFMS encoded by the coding sequence ATGAAGAATGTCTTTCTTGGCGAGTACGTCAAGCAGCGGCGGCTGGATCTGGGTTTGACCCAGGAGCAGCTCTGCTATGGAATCTGTGAGCCTATGACTCTTTCCCGGCTGGAAAATGGGAAACAGACCCCCAGCCGCAACCGGATCAATGCCCTTTTGCAGCGTCTGGGCCTGCCGGATGACCGCTATTTTGCTCTGCTGAGTAAAAATGAACTGGAGATGGAAGCTCTTCAGAAAGAAATTGTTGCCTGCAATGTGACCGAAAAGGTGCCGGAGGGCTTTGAGAAGCTTGCACAATTTGAAAAGCTGGCAGATCCGGATGATCAAATTGCGCAGCAATTTGCCCTGCGTTCAAGGGTACTTCTGGGACGCTTAGATGGACGCTACACGCCGCTGGAACAAATCGATCTGCTAATGCAGGCAATTCAGCTGACTGTGCCCCGCTTTGACCTAGAGAGTATAGAAAGTTTCCTTTATACAAGAGATGAAATCACAATTATCAATCAGATTGGGCTTGCTTACTCTGATGCTGGCCAAAATAAAAAAGCAGCTGAAATCTACTATCAGCTGCTTAAGTATGTGCGTAAGCATTTTAAGGAAACCATAACATCTATTGGGGTGTTGCCTTTGGTCCTTTATAATTATGCTCGGGTACTGGATTTGTGCGGTCGCTATGAGGAAGGAGCTGCACTCGCTAAAGAAGGACGAGAAGCCTGTATTCAATATGGACATTACCAAGTATTGCCCCGATGTCTGGAAATTGAAGCGGAATGCCGACATTTTATGGGCGATGACGAAATCAGCAAAGAATTGTACTACCAATCGTATTATCTCTGCAAAGTCATTGGATATCAAATCGGGTTAGAGGTTGTCAAAAAAGAAGCGAAAGAATACTTGAACATCGATTTTATGAGTTAA
- a CDS encoding AraC family transcriptional regulator yields MFQDERFVDLNLYQYGWEQTEPLHSYGPYARNHYLFHYVISGKGLLLANEQEYTIEGGHGFLIAPGQVTTYRADEQEPWEYTWIEFDGLRAHEALNLAGISGQNPVYSPASTKAGQLLQEQMLFLVNHSQDSPMRQIGYGFLFLDQLVQSSASHQAQSPRRLRDFYMKEALSFIEQHYSEDISIEDISSFCGLNRSYFSKVFRDTMGESPQGFLLHYRMARAAQLLTESRLPISTISTMVSYPNQLHFSRAFKNVYGISPRDYRAKHLAL; encoded by the coding sequence GTGTTTCAGGATGAGCGATTCGTCGATCTCAACTTATACCAATATGGCTGGGAGCAGACAGAGCCTCTACACTCCTATGGTCCCTATGCCCGCAACCACTATCTGTTCCACTATGTCATCTCCGGCAAAGGGCTTCTGCTTGCAAACGAGCAGGAATACACCATCGAGGGCGGGCATGGTTTTCTGATTGCTCCCGGTCAGGTCACCACCTACCGTGCCGATGAACAGGAGCCGTGGGAATACACATGGATCGAGTTTGACGGTCTGCGTGCCCACGAAGCCCTGAACCTTGCAGGCATCAGCGGACAGAACCCGGTGTACTCGCCTGCGAGCACCAAAGCCGGACAGCTGCTGCAAGAGCAGATGCTCTTTCTGGTAAATCACAGTCAGGACAGCCCCATGCGTCAGATCGGCTACGGCTTTCTGTTTCTAGATCAGCTTGTACAGTCCTCTGCCTCCCATCAGGCACAAAGTCCCCGCCGCCTGCGGGACTTCTATATGAAGGAGGCTCTGTCCTTCATCGAGCAGCATTACAGCGAAGATATTTCCATCGAGGACATCTCCTCCTTCTGCGGACTGAACCGCAGCTATTTCAGCAAGGTGTTCCGGGATACCATGGGCGAAAGCCCGCAGGGGTTCCTGCTGCACTACCGCATGGCACGGGCGGCACAGCTGCTGACCGAAAGCCGCCTGCCCATCAGCACCATCAGCACCATGGTCAGCTATCCCAATCAGCTCCACTTTTCCCGCGCGTTCAAAAATGTATACGGCATCAGCCCACGGGACTATCGTGCAAAGCATCTTGCACTATAA
- a CDS encoding amylosucrase gives MKDQTAFSTRFAHHKDELEWLFMELYHNREGLEVLEREMAEAYNARSAELKALDKARSADPEWYKRGNMFGMTMYTDLFAGNLKGLAKKLPYLKEQKLTYLHLMPLLQMPHPHNDGGYAVEDFDTVDPALGTNQDLENLTRELRKAGISLCLDFVMNHTASTHRWAMAAKAGDPWFQAYYHLYDDRTIPDQYEQTVPQVFPNTAPGNFTWCEEMHKWVLTTFHDYQWDLNYANPAVFVDMTKSILHLANLGVEVFRIDAVPYIWKQLGTTCRNLPQVHTIVRMLRMVLECVCPAVILKGEVVMAPKELAAYFGTPEKPECHMLYNVSTMVNLWGALASRDTRLLKAQLDALHALPDNCWFVNYLRCHDDIGWGLDEAVENRLGIDPQKHKEYLYHFYEGNFPGSWAKGELYNYDPATGDARSCGTTASLCGVEQALEKDDKTALDYAVKRDLLLHTAMAFLQGFPMLNCGDEIAQRNGWDYKNDPDRVEDSRNLHRTKFNWEDAKQRTQKGTLQNQLWQGMEQLRQMRADPCFAPDAWVTTWDSHNPGVLALVRKRGEETLVGLFNFTEYPAGASLDALGGEYKTADGKPVWLADVELEPYQALLVRR, from the coding sequence ATGAAGGATCAAACTGCATTTTCCACCCGCTTTGCCCACCACAAGGACGAGCTGGAATGGCTGTTCATGGAATTGTACCACAACCGGGAAGGGCTGGAAGTTCTGGAGCGGGAGATGGCAGAAGCCTACAACGCCCGCAGCGCCGAGTTGAAAGCACTGGACAAGGCACGCTCTGCCGACCCGGAGTGGTACAAGCGTGGCAATATGTTCGGCATGACCATGTATACCGACCTCTTTGCCGGAAACCTGAAAGGACTGGCAAAGAAACTGCCCTATCTCAAGGAGCAGAAGCTGACCTATCTGCACCTGATGCCCCTGCTGCAAATGCCCCACCCCCACAACGACGGCGGCTATGCGGTGGAGGATTTTGACACCGTAGACCCTGCCCTCGGCACAAATCAGGATTTGGAGAATCTGACCCGCGAACTGCGCAAAGCCGGCATCAGCCTGTGTCTGGATTTTGTCATGAACCACACCGCCAGCACCCACCGCTGGGCCATGGCAGCAAAGGCAGGCGACCCGTGGTTTCAGGCCTATTACCATCTCTATGATGACCGCACCATCCCCGACCAGTACGAGCAGACTGTGCCCCAGGTGTTCCCCAACACCGCACCCGGCAACTTTACCTGGTGTGAGGAGATGCACAAGTGGGTGCTGACCACCTTCCACGACTACCAGTGGGATCTGAATTATGCAAACCCGGCGGTGTTCGTGGACATGACCAAGAGCATCCTGCACCTTGCAAACCTCGGTGTGGAAGTGTTCCGCATTGACGCCGTGCCCTACATTTGGAAGCAGCTGGGCACCACCTGCCGCAATCTGCCCCAGGTGCACACCATCGTGCGGATGCTCCGCATGGTGCTGGAATGCGTCTGCCCGGCGGTCATCCTCAAGGGCGAGGTGGTCATGGCTCCCAAGGAGCTGGCTGCTTACTTCGGCACCCCGGAAAAACCGGAATGCCACATGCTCTACAACGTATCCACCATGGTCAACCTGTGGGGTGCCCTTGCCAGCCGGGACACCCGGCTGCTGAAGGCGCAGCTGGATGCCCTCCATGCCCTGCCGGACAACTGCTGGTTCGTGAACTATCTGCGCTGCCACGATGACATCGGCTGGGGTCTGGATGAAGCGGTGGAAAACCGGCTGGGCATTGACCCGCAGAAGCACAAGGAATACCTGTACCACTTCTACGAGGGCAATTTCCCCGGCAGCTGGGCAAAGGGCGAGCTGTACAACTACGACCCTGCCACCGGCGACGCCCGGAGCTGCGGCACCACCGCCAGTCTGTGCGGCGTGGAGCAGGCACTGGAAAAGGACGACAAGACCGCACTGGACTACGCCGTGAAGCGCGACCTGCTGCTGCACACTGCCATGGCGTTTTTGCAGGGCTTCCCCATGCTGAACTGCGGGGATGAGATCGCACAGCGCAACGGTTGGGATTACAAAAACGACCCCGACCGCGTGGAGGACAGCCGCAATCTGCACCGCACAAAATTCAACTGGGAGGACGCAAAACAGCGCACCCAAAAAGGCACGCTGCAAAATCAGCTGTGGCAGGGCATGGAGCAGCTGCGCCAAATGCGGGCAGACCCCTGCTTTGCCCCGGATGCGTGGGTGACCACATGGGACAGCCACAACCCCGGTGTGCTGGCACTGGTGCGCAAGCGTGGCGAGGAGACGCTGGTGGGACTGTTCAACTTTACCGAGTACCCGGCAGGGGCAAGTCTGGATGCGCTGGGCGGCGAGTATAAGACCGCCGATGGCAAGCCGGTCTGGTTGGCGGATGTGGAACTGGAGCCGTATCAGGCACTGCTGGTGCGCCGCTGA
- a CDS encoding ABC transporter substrate-binding protein — MKISRRQFVKAMAAMSAASMLAACGGNSGSGSSGGKKALTFQIWDVAQKEGMEAMCAAYTQQHPDVSIEVQVTSWNEYWTKLEAAATSNQMPDIFWMHTNELLKYADNGMLADCTDIVEKDKFSEISLSNAMGSNGTLYAVPKDKDTVGLVYNKEMFDAAGVAYPDENWTWDDLVSASEKIYAATGKYGYMAYADDQLGYWNFVYQAGGYILNEDKTKAGFTQPATEKAMKFYIGLQQNDWCPDQTYFAETAPGTAFFSEKGAMFLEGDWNILAELQNYPEMVGKWDVAVLPKCPDPESGDGRATISNGLCYATAASNKNLDTVKDILKFFGSEEGQRIQGESGAAIPAYQGLEDTWAGCFAEYPINIQCFIEMFEYSIQSVNNASRPEWKSKVNDELLKIYAGTEDIDTGLQKMQDIVDQASAG, encoded by the coding sequence ATGAAGATCTCTCGCAGACAATTCGTAAAGGCAATGGCGGCAATGAGCGCCGCATCCATGCTGGCAGCCTGCGGCGGCAACAGCGGCAGCGGTTCTTCCGGCGGCAAGAAGGCACTGACCTTCCAGATCTGGGACGTTGCACAGAAGGAAGGCATGGAGGCTATGTGTGCGGCCTACACCCAGCAGCACCCGGATGTCAGCATTGAGGTGCAGGTCACCAGCTGGAACGAATACTGGACCAAGCTGGAGGCTGCAGCCACCAGCAACCAGATGCCGGATATTTTCTGGATGCACACCAACGAGCTGCTGAAGTATGCCGACAACGGGATGCTGGCAGACTGCACCGACATTGTGGAAAAGGACAAGTTCTCGGAGATCTCGCTGTCCAACGCCATGGGCTCCAACGGTACCCTGTATGCAGTCCCCAAGGACAAGGACACGGTCGGTCTGGTGTATAACAAGGAGATGTTCGATGCTGCCGGTGTTGCTTACCCGGACGAGAACTGGACCTGGGACGATCTGGTCAGCGCATCCGAGAAGATCTACGCTGCCACCGGCAAGTACGGCTATATGGCATACGCCGACGACCAGCTTGGTTACTGGAACTTTGTGTATCAGGCTGGCGGCTACATCCTGAACGAGGACAAGACCAAGGCGGGCTTTACCCAGCCTGCCACCGAAAAGGCAATGAAGTTCTACATCGGTCTCCAGCAGAACGACTGGTGCCCGGACCAGACCTACTTTGCCGAGACCGCTCCCGGCACTGCCTTCTTCTCCGAGAAGGGCGCAATGTTCCTGGAAGGCGACTGGAACATCCTTGCCGAGCTGCAGAACTACCCCGAAATGGTGGGCAAGTGGGATGTGGCTGTTCTGCCCAAGTGCCCCGACCCGGAAAGCGGAGACGGCCGTGCTACCATCTCCAACGGTCTGTGCTACGCGACTGCTGCCAGCAACAAGAATCTGGACACCGTGAAGGATATCCTGAAGTTCTTCGGCAGCGAGGAGGGCCAGCGCATTCAGGGTGAAAGCGGTGCGGCCATCCCTGCCTATCAGGGTCTGGAGGATACCTGGGCAGGCTGCTTTGCAGAGTATCCCATCAATATCCAGTGCTTCATTGAGATGTTTGAGTACAGCATTCAGAGCGTCAACAACGCCTCTCGCCCGGAGTGGAAGAGCAAGGTCAATGATGAGCTGCTGAAGATCTACGCAGGTACCGAGGATATCGACACCGGCCTGCAGAAGATGCAGGACATTGTGGATCAGGCGAGTGCGGGCTGA
- a CDS encoding carbohydrate kinase family protein yields MDIVTIGEVLIDLTQTGKDEKGIPQFAANPGGAPANLAVAAARLGAQTAFIGKVGADAFGRYLKEVLAENKVDVSGMAVDADHPTTMAVVSVDAAGERDFSFYRSANADVMLCREDISDEALKAAKIVHFGSVSLTADPSRTATLDAAARAKKLGAVITYDPNYRANLWKNKEDAIAQMKAPLPLVDILKVSDEELPLITGTTDCAEGTAQLAQNGIRLIFVTLGANGVFYRFGDKTGHVAGVPCKVGDTNGAGDTFFGAALSKLCKEELNTLTVDKLESILAFANKAASITTSRHGAIPAMPTLEEIEK; encoded by the coding sequence ATGGATATTGTAACGATCGGTGAAGTTTTGATCGACCTGACCCAGACCGGTAAGGACGAAAAGGGCATTCCTCAGTTTGCCGCAAACCCAGGCGGTGCCCCGGCAAATCTGGCGGTAGCTGCCGCCCGGCTGGGCGCACAGACCGCCTTTATCGGCAAGGTGGGGGCAGATGCCTTTGGCCGCTACCTGAAAGAGGTTCTGGCGGAAAACAAGGTGGATGTTTCCGGCATGGCGGTGGATGCAGACCATCCCACCACCATGGCGGTGGTCTCGGTGGATGCCGCCGGTGAGCGGGATTTCAGCTTCTACCGCAGTGCCAACGCTGACGTGATGCTGTGCAGGGAGGACATTTCGGACGAAGCTCTGAAAGCTGCTAAAATCGTCCACTTTGGCTCGGTCAGCCTCACCGCTGACCCCTCCCGTACCGCTACGCTGGATGCCGCCGCCCGTGCCAAAAAGCTGGGTGCTGTCATTACTTATGACCCGAATTACCGTGCAAACCTCTGGAAGAACAAAGAGGATGCCATTGCCCAGATGAAAGCCCCCCTGCCGCTGGTGGATATCCTGAAAGTGTCCGATGAAGAGCTGCCTCTGATCACCGGCACCACCGACTGTGCCGAGGGCACAGCCCAGCTGGCACAGAACGGCATCCGGCTGATTTTTGTCACCTTGGGTGCAAACGGCGTATTCTACCGCTTTGGGGACAAGACTGGTCATGTAGCTGGCGTTCCCTGCAAGGTGGGCGACACCAACGGCGCAGGCGATACCTTCTTTGGGGCTGCCCTGTCCAAGCTCTGCAAGGAGGAGCTGAACACCCTGACCGTGGACAAGCTGGAAAGCATTCTGGCCTTTGCTAATAAAGCTGCCAGCATCACCACCAGCCGCCACGGTGCGATCCCTGCCATGCCTACATTGGAAGAAATCGAAAAATAA
- a CDS encoding carbohydrate ABC transporter permease produces MKSTSKLGRDGRFWGLVMVAPTILGLMILNIIPFFQTIYMSFSKTKAFGAYQFCGLENYLEMFRNAEFWKANWNSIYFCILTVPVGVFLALIVAVLLNAKIKGKTAFRAIFFLPMVVAPAAVAMVWKWIFNAEYGILNQVLGTNIRWLTDPKIVLVTCAIVSIWSSIGYDAVLLLSGIQNISQSLYEAAELDGASKIRQFFSITLPMVSPTLFVVLIMRLMASLKVYDLIYMMVEQTNPALTSAQSLMYLFYRESFVAGNKGYASAIVVWTVLLIGLVTLVQFIGQKKWVNYEV; encoded by the coding sequence ATGAAAAGCACATCAAAACTGGGTCGGGATGGGCGTTTCTGGGGGCTGGTCATGGTAGCTCCCACCATCCTCGGTCTGATGATCCTGAATATTATCCCGTTCTTCCAGACCATCTACATGAGTTTTTCCAAGACGAAAGCCTTTGGAGCCTATCAGTTCTGCGGTCTGGAAAACTACCTTGAAATGTTCCGCAATGCGGAATTCTGGAAGGCAAACTGGAACTCCATCTACTTCTGCATCCTCACTGTGCCGGTGGGCGTTTTTCTGGCGCTGATCGTGGCAGTGCTGCTGAACGCAAAGATCAAGGGCAAGACCGCCTTCCGCGCCATCTTCTTCCTGCCCATGGTGGTGGCTCCTGCTGCGGTAGCAATGGTCTGGAAGTGGATCTTCAATGCGGAGTACGGCATTCTGAATCAGGTCCTTGGCACGAACATCCGCTGGCTGACCGACCCCAAGATCGTTCTGGTCACCTGTGCCATCGTTTCCATCTGGAGCTCCATCGGCTACGATGCCGTGCTGCTGCTGTCCGGCATCCAGAACATTTCCCAGTCCCTGTACGAAGCCGCCGAGCTGGACGGCGCATCCAAGATCCGCCAGTTCTTCAGCATTACGCTGCCCATGGTGTCGCCCACCCTGTTTGTGGTGCTCATTATGCGTCTGATGGCTTCCCTGAAGGTCTACGATCTGATCTACATGATGGTGGAGCAGACGAACCCTGCGCTGACCAGTGCACAGAGCCTGATGTACCTGTTCTACCGCGAGAGCTTTGTTGCCGGCAATAAGGGCTACGCATCGGCCATTGTGGTGTGGACCGTGCTGCTGATCGGTCTGGTCACCCTGGTGCAGTTCATCGGTCAGAAGAAGTGGGTCAATTACGAGGTGTAA
- a CDS encoding alpha-galactosidase: MSIRFDSDSRIFVLETAHTSYHMKVDALGHLLHLYYGKTIGTGDLMQLYPRTDRGFSPDYYAYRTHRGISPDLLPQEYTGCNVGDFRISCLTVADEKGAFGADFTYVDHTIESGKYSLTGLPCAHAEENDAETLIVRMQDEATGLTLELLYGVFAQQDVITRAVRLTNHGDTPLRLDKAASACLDLPFGRWDLLHFHGRHAMERQLEREAVGTNIQTISSVRGSSSHHNNPFLILCQRDATETSGACYGVMMVYSGSYQMDVERSQTGLVRVVSGIQEERFAWNLKPGETFDTPEVILSFAAEGLTPLSQQYHRFLRRNICRGPWKDKRRPVLINNWEATYFDFNTEKIVKIAEKAASLGVEMMVLDDGWFGTRNDDNQGLGDWTVNCEKLPGGLDPLIEQINALGMKFGLWIEPEMVNENSKLYRTHPDWALTLPGRKPAMGRNQLVLDLSRPEVVDYLAEAIGKLLREHHIEYIKWDMNRSMSDVYSRAFPAEQQGEIMHRYMLGVYALAERLTQGFPEVLFEGCAGGGGRFDAGMLCYYPQIWCSDDTDAIERLTIQHGTSFGYPVCTMGAHVSACPNHQTGRTTPIDTRAVVAMSGTFGYELDLGKLKRAECTAVKNQIKRFKRLNDLIRTGDYYRLTDPAENAYFTAWQFAAEDGSEALLNLVVTHPQANPLPIHLCFRGLEEAAVYELDGIDYFGSQYDRDGGKAIEDGIHKGMRFSGSTLLYAGLVLPQLFGDYPSMQLHLTRKG; this comes from the coding sequence ATGAGCATTCGATTTGATTCTGACTCCCGCATTTTTGTATTGGAGACCGCCCATACCAGCTACCACATGAAGGTGGATGCGCTGGGGCACCTGCTGCATCTGTACTACGGCAAAACCATCGGCACCGGGGACCTGATGCAGCTGTATCCTCGCACAGACCGGGGATTCTCGCCGGATTACTACGCTTACCGCACCCACCGGGGCATTTCCCCGGATCTGCTCCCGCAGGAGTATACCGGCTGCAACGTGGGTGATTTCCGCATCTCCTGTCTGACAGTCGCAGACGAAAAAGGTGCATTCGGTGCGGATTTCACCTATGTTGATCATACAATAGAATCCGGCAAATACTCCCTGACCGGTCTGCCCTGTGCCCACGCAGAGGAAAACGATGCCGAGACCCTGATCGTCCGAATGCAGGACGAGGCCACCGGTCTGACGCTGGAGCTGCTGTACGGCGTGTTTGCACAGCAGGATGTCATCACCCGTGCGGTGCGGCTGACAAACCACGGAGATACCCCGCTGCGGCTGGACAAGGCGGCATCTGCCTGTCTGGATCTGCCCTTTGGCAGATGGGATCTGCTGCATTTCCACGGCAGACACGCCATGGAACGGCAGCTGGAGCGGGAAGCTGTGGGCACCAATATCCAGACCATTTCTTCGGTGCGGGGCAGCTCCAGCCACCACAATAATCCCTTCCTGATCCTCTGCCAGCGGGATGCAACGGAGACCAGCGGTGCCTGCTACGGGGTGATGATGGTCTATTCCGGCAGCTACCAGATGGACGTGGAGCGCTCTCAGACCGGACTTGTCCGGGTAGTGAGCGGCATTCAGGAGGAACGCTTTGCGTGGAATCTGAAGCCGGGCGAGACCTTTGATACCCCGGAGGTGATCCTCTCCTTTGCGGCAGAGGGTCTGACCCCGCTTTCCCAGCAGTACCACCGCTTTTTGCGGCGCAACATCTGCCGCGGCCCGTGGAAGGACAAACGCCGCCCGGTGCTGATCAACAACTGGGAGGCCACCTATTTTGATTTCAACACCGAAAAGATCGTAAAGATCGCTGAAAAAGCGGCCTCTCTCGGCGTGGAGATGATGGTGCTGGACGATGGCTGGTTCGGCACCCGGAATGACGACAATCAGGGTCTGGGCGACTGGACCGTGAACTGCGAAAAACTGCCCGGCGGACTGGATCCGCTGATCGAGCAGATCAATGCGCTGGGCATGAAATTCGGCCTGTGGATCGAGCCGGAAATGGTCAACGAGAACTCCAAGCTGTACCGCACCCATCCGGACTGGGCGCTGACCCTGCCCGGACGCAAGCCTGCCATGGGGCGCAACCAGCTGGTGCTGGATCTTTCCCGCCCGGAGGTGGTGGACTATCTGGCAGAGGCTATCGGCAAGCTGCTGCGGGAGCATCACATCGAGTATATCAAGTGGGATATGAACCGCAGCATGAGCGATGTGTACAGCCGTGCTTTCCCTGCTGAGCAGCAGGGAGAGATCATGCACCGCTATATGCTGGGCGTTTATGCGCTGGCAGAGCGGCTGACGCAGGGCTTCCCGGAGGTGCTGTTCGAGGGCTGCGCAGGCGGCGGCGGACGCTTTGATGCCGGAATGCTGTGCTACTACCCCCAGATCTGGTGCAGTGATGATACCGATGCCATTGAACGGTTGACGATCCAGCATGGCACCTCCTTTGGCTACCCGGTCTGCACCATGGGTGCCCATGTTTCTGCCTGCCCCAACCACCAGACCGGCCGCACGACCCCCATCGACACCCGCGCCGTGGTGGCGATGAGCGGCACCTTTGGCTACGAGCTGGATCTGGGCAAATTAAAGCGCGCCGAGTGCACTGCAGTGAAAAACCAGATCAAGCGGTTCAAACGGCTGAACGACCTGATCCGTACCGGCGATTATTACCGGCTGACCGACCCGGCAGAGAACGCATATTTCACGGCATGGCAGTTTGCCGCAGAGGACGGCAGCGAGGCACTGCTGAATCTGGTGGTGACCCATCCGCAGGCGAATCCCTTGCCCATCCACCTCTGCTTCCGTGGGCTGGAGGAGGCTGCTGTGTATGAGCTGGATGGCATCGACTATTTCGGCTCTCAGTATGACCGCGACGGCGGCAAAGCCATAGAGGACGGCATTCACAAGGGGATGCGGTTCAGCGGCAGCACGCTGCTGTATGCGGGGCTTGTCCTGCCGCAGCTGTTTGGCGATTACCCCAGCATGCAGCTTCATCTGACTCGAAAAGGATAA
- a CDS encoding DUF3592 domain-containing protein produces MKKIHKFFSKDLLHILGAVGIFVAFLISIAYKQVGIGALIAAWLIAMAIIGVAWITDIRKADLLKNGKIVSGKVNAVKRVHIKFHMSTYHLADEDVIYPWVIRYQYKIGKDTYYGQSHWFWFNPLVSKGTPIKVTIDPQNPERSIVAAWES; encoded by the coding sequence ATGAAAAAAATCCATAAGTTCTTTTCTAAAGATTTGCTCCATATTCTTGGTGCTGTTGGGATTTTTGTTGCTTTTCTGATTTCTATCGCCTATAAGCAAGTTGGAATCGGGGCACTCATAGCTGCGTGGCTTATTGCTATGGCAATTATCGGGGTAGCATGGATTACAGACATCCGCAAAGCAGACCTGCTGAAAAACGGAAAGATTGTTTCCGGAAAAGTTAATGCAGTAAAAAGGGTTCACATAAAATTCCACATGAGTACCTATCACCTTGCTGATGAAGATGTAATTTATCCTTGGGTGATTCGGTACCAATACAAGATTGGAAAAGACACTTATTATGGACAGTCCCATTGGTTTTGGTTCAACCCTCTCGTGAGCAAGGGAACACCTATAAAGGTGACTATTGACCCTCAAAACCCAGAAAGAAGCATTGTTGCTGCATGGGAAAGTTAA
- a CDS encoding DUF6061 family protein: protein MKYDERACKFNMDTGCVELLLRDGRKVSIDCTGVEDALDVTMAQRSELDYLIYNDPLSYADLILNGDPEEYLKNVTGSHWLEDQRQNKNRVRP from the coding sequence ATGAAGTACGATGAAAGAGCCTGCAAATTCAACATGGACACTGGCTGCGTGGAACTGCTGCTCCGGGATGGCAGAAAGGTTTCTATCGACTGCACCGGGGTCGAGGATGCACTGGACGTGACCATGGCGCAGAGGTCGGAGTTAGACTATCTCATCTATAATGACCCGCTGAGCTATGCTGATTTGATTTTGAATGGTGACCCGGAGGAATATTTGAAAAACGTAACCGGGAGCCATTGGTTAGAAGATCAAAGGCAAAACAAAAACAGGGTGCGCCCCTGA
- a CDS encoding carbohydrate ABC transporter permease → MNASLKTRKNVVTFFTYLVLILGSISMIFPFVWMVLTSFKTQAESMAIPPQILPSHWNLDSFVKALQSLPFTNLYVNTGLLILFRVIFAVVFSSMAGYAFAKLEFPCKKLLFGLVLIQMMLPSQIFIIPQYQMLAKMGATNSIFALVFPGLVSAFGTFFLRQAYLGIPNEIAEAAYLDGCNKWQTFVKVMLPLTGPSMAALAIFTAVFAYADLMWPLICNTDLNMMTLSAGLSTLNGQYTTNFPVLMAGSLLAMIPMVILYLIFQKQFIQGIAMTGGK, encoded by the coding sequence ATGAATGCCAGTCTGAAAACCAGAAAGAATGTCGTAACGTTCTTTACCTATCTGGTCTTGATCCTCGGCAGCATCAGCATGATCTTCCCCTTTGTATGGATGGTGCTCACCAGCTTCAAGACGCAGGCGGAGTCTATGGCGATCCCGCCGCAGATCCTGCCCTCCCATTGGAATCTGGACAGCTTTGTCAAGGCATTGCAGAGCCTGCCCTTTACCAACCTCTACGTCAATACGGGTCTGTTGATCCTGTTCCGTGTGATCTTTGCGGTGGTGTTCAGCTCCATGGCAGGCTATGCCTTTGCCAAGCTGGAATTTCCCTGCAAAAAGCTGCTGTTCGGTCTGGTGCTGATCCAGATGATGCTGCCGAGCCAGATCTTCATTATTCCGCAGTACCAGATGCTGGCAAAGATGGGAGCCACCAACTCCATCTTCGCGCTGGTGTTCCCCGGTCTGGTCAGCGCCTTCGGTACCTTCTTTTTGCGGCAGGCGTATCTGGGCATCCCCAACGAGATCGCAGAGGCAGCGTATCTGGACGGCTGCAACAAGTGGCAGACCTTCGTCAAGGTCATGCTGCCGCTGACCGGCCCCAGCATGGCGGCACTGGCCATCTTTACGGCGGTGTTCGCTTATGCTGACCTGATGTGGCCGCTGATCTGTAACACCGATCTGAACATGATGACCCTGTCTGCCGGCCTTTCTACCCTGAACGGTCAGTACACCACCAACTTCCCGGTGCTGATGGCAGGCAGCCTGCTGGCCATGATCCCCATGGTGATTTTGTACCTGATCTTCCAAAAGCAGTTTATTCAGGGCATTGCCATGACCGGCGGTAAATAA